GGTTCTTCTGCCCAGGCAAGGTTGGCGAGAAGCATCAGGGCAAACAGCAGGGCATACTTCATGTAAGGTCTCCTCGGCGGTAATATTCGGTAGGGAAATTATTAGTTTATTGGGAGTAGTCTAGCATTGTGGACAGGATTTTTTGATAGTCCATAAATTCTTGGCGATAAGTGATCTGGTCTAATAATCCCGGTCACTACCCACGGCATTTGCCAGCTTTGATCAGAGGCGCGGATAGCGCTGATCCAGTTGCGTTTATGTCCCCGGCCTCCAGGGCGGGGGTTCCGCAATACCCGCAACCTCATCAACATGGTTTACTTCCTGTGCGGCAAACTGGAGTTCAGTTACCCACGGTATTCCACATAGAGCCTTTTTTTTATGGCTCCAGCCGATCCGTTGCAGCCATTTATGCAGGCCACGATAAGAAATGGCCTTGCCATAATGCGCTTCAAAGCGTGGCAGCAAATCCTCGATGCGTTCAAACGGGGTTTCGCTCTCCACCCATTGCCGAAAAGCTTCAACGTCTTTCACCTTATGGCTGTGCCCAGGGCGGGGATGTGTCCGGGGTTGGAGGCTGCCGGTTTCTTCCCTCAGGGCCAACCATTTGTCCAGGGTGCTGCGGGCTATGGAAAACGTCCCACAAACGTGGGATTTATGTTTGCTCTTGTCATAGGCAGCAACAACACGTTCACGGAGATCCTTAGAGTAGTAAGTCGGCATGATGAAGGATGGGGAAGTTGATCATCCGTCCTATTGTAGCTGACTAAAATGAAAAGACTATAATGATGGTCACAACATCTTCACTTCAACACTGACGTGCATTTTGGGATGTGGCTCGGGTTTGCCTACATAAGAACCTGATACCGGCGGGATTGCTTCCGGATGGCGATGATGCGCCACGGCGATATGTTCGTTGGCGACCCGCAAGCCGCTGGTTGAATCAAAGCCCCACCAGCCCGAACCGGGCAGGTACACTTCCGACCAGGCATGGGTAGCCCCGTGTTGATCCTGCGGGCCATCACCGGGTTGCAGCAGATAACCGCTGACGAAGCGGCTGGCCAGCCCCAATGCGCGGCAGGATTCGATGAACAAAACCGCCAGATCGCGGCAGGAGCCGGAACCCAGGGTAATAGTCTGGCGCGGCGATTGCACGCCGGGTTCCTCCCGTGCGGTGTACTTGAATTCCTCAGCGATGGTTTTATTGAGTGTGTCGAGCAAGCTGACGGTCTTGTTCAAGGTGCTGGGCTGGTAAATCTTTTCCAGCCATTGTTGCACCACCGGGTAGTCGCGAGGAAACACCGCCATTTGGTAGGCAATTAGGTCGACCTGTTCCAGCGGGTCGTAATGGAAGGGGTAGAGCAGGGCGGATTCATCCATCCCAAATTCCAGCGGCGGCGTCCCGTAGTGCTGCACCACCACCCTGCTGGTAATGTCCAGTGTCTGGCTTTTGCCGAGAAACTCCACCAGCGCGAGTGAATTGTTGTAAATGTCCCGTTCCCAGAAGATCCGGTAGTCGGGCGCAATCGTCAGTTGTGAGGACTCGATACGGATGTCGTGGCCTTCGCGCGGGCGGATGTGCAGCTTATGCAGTTTAAACGTAACCGCTTCGGCGTATTCGTAGCGAGTATTGTGGGTGATCTGAATGCGGCGCATAGTGTTTCGTCCAGCATTGGTTGGGGGCAATTGCCACAGATTCTATAGGCATAACCCTGCCAATGTATATTTGCCAGAATGTTGTAGGGGAAGCCTATAATCGTCCCATCACAAAATGCAGGATGGTGGCGTGATGGAAGCGACTGAATTCAAACATATTCTCAAAGCTCAGGACGAGCAGGTCTGTGCCACCGGGGTGGATGTCTGGGTTGGCATGGAACCCACCTTCACGCAACGTTTCGCCGAAACCCCGGAGTGGCTGAATACGGCATTAGGCCCTGAAAAACCTGACTATGCCGACAGGCTCCTGCGCGAAGTTTGCCTGCGCCAACCCGGCGGCGTGGTACTGCGCACCCTGGGCAGGCAATACGGGGGTGAAGACATGCCACGCTGGAGCTTCGGCTATTACCAGGCGCGCCAGCAGCAATTTCGCTGGGATGGTCCGCCCGACCCCTTGCTGGCTCCTTTGCCTGAAGAAGCAGCTCCGCAAGTGGACAGCGAGGCATTCTGGCGGGCGCTGAATACGGCGCTGCTCCAAACCGGCTGGCAGTCATCCGCTTTCACGCTGGAACAAGCCTTACCCTACCGCGTGTTGTTCCGCTGTGATGGCAAAGCCGCGCAGGCCAATGTCCTGAGCAAGCCTGAACTGACGCGCGCCTCGGTACATGCGCAAAAGATTCCGCTGGATGGTCTGCTGGATCCGCTGGCGCAGGAAGGTGATTTTTTATTGTGTCTGGATGCCTTGCCCCCGGATGCAGCGCACCCCAACCCGTCAGGTATACTGATCGAATTGCCAGCCCTGCCTTCGGTGGCAGTTTTTGTGCAATTGCTGCAAGCCATCACGCGGGCAGCCAGGGAAACCGCCGTCCCGAGTGTGTTGATGCAGGGTTTCCCGCCACCGGTGGATGCCAGCGTAGCGTGGACGACGATTACCCCTGACCCTGCCGTGATTGAAATCAATCAGGCACCGGAACCGGACGCCGAGCATTTTTACGCACGCTGTGAGCTGTTCTACAGCGCGGCACGGGATGTCGGCCTGCACCCCTACCGCTTGCACTACAATGGTGTGGTGTCCGACTCCGGTGGTGGTGGCCAATTCACGCTGGGTGGCACGGAACCGATGGGCAGCCCGTTTATCCGCTATCCGCAGTTGTTGCCGCGCCTGATCCGTTACCTCAACGCCCACCCGGCGCTATCTTACTGGTTTGCGCCACCGTCGATCGGCAGCTCCAGCCAGTCGCCGCGCGTGGATGAAAACTTGCGCGAATCCTTCAACGAGCTGGCTATCGCGCTGGAGCAACTGGAGAGGCTCGAAAACCCCTCGGCGGAATTCATCTGGCGCAGCCTTAGCCCGTTTCTGGTCGACCCTTCCGGCAACCCGCACCGCAGCGAGCTGAATATCGAAAAGCTCTGGAACCCTTATTTACCGGGGCGTGGTTGTCTGGGGTTGGTGGAATTCCGCGCCTTCCGCATGTCGCGCAGCCCGGAATGCGCCGCCGCAATTGCGGTACTGCTGCGTAGCATCTTGGCCATGTTAAGCACCGACGACAAGGTAATGGCCTTGTTGGATCATGGCGCGGATTTACATGACAAATATGCCCTGCCGTTTTATATGCAAAAGGATTTACAGGCGGTGTTTGCGGATCTGGCACAGGCGCACTTGCCACTGCATGAGGAAATACAGAACCTGCTGTTGCAGGAACCGGTACGTTTCCTAGGCAAAGCCGTGTTTCATGGCTGTTATCTGGAGTTGCATCAAGCCCTGGAGTTCTGGCCGCTGGTGGGGGATGTGGCTTCGCAGGAGCGTGGCGGTTCGCGCCTGATCGACGCCAGCACCACGCGTTTGCAGATTACCCTGGGCATGGAAACGCACAACCCCATCCAGATCGAGGGCTGGGAAGTGTGGGTGGATGGCTATCGCGTTCCCATGCAGGTGGAGCAGGATGCGTATGGCTTGGTCAAAGTCACCGGTGTGCGTTACCGTCATTTCCAGCCGATGATTGGCTTGCATCCCGGCATTGCCGCGCGCAATACGGTTGGTTTTGTTCTCAGGCACAAGGGGCTGGATGAGGCGCTGGAAGTGACCTACCACGAATGGCAGCCGCAAGGGTTGCCTTATCCCGGTTTGCCTGCTGACATGGAAGAGGCCACGCAGCGCCGTAACGAGCGCTTTATCTGTCAGGTTGTTCCGTGTGACGCAGGTATCCATCCAAAATTGCCGCCTGACAGTGCTGTCAGCGCTTATTGTCTGGATTTGCGGCGCTTGTCGGATTCTCTACCCTGATCCAAAGTGGAATTTTGTGTTTCCAGTCCACCCTTTCCATTTCACGCAACGCATAGCCCCGTAAAGCGACACGTACTTTGGTCAGTGTATAAACACCCTGTTCCAGCCGGTGATCCAGCAATAAGGTGCGCTTCAGATTCTCGGGCAATGCCGGGTTCGGGATAAAATGTAAAGCTTCGACAGTGTTCCACTCGGCATCTTCTTCCGAAGAAACCCAGTCTTCGGTGGCGGCCTCTGCTTCCAATATCCGTGACAATACCAGATCAATGAAGCGGTTGCGTTCATGACAATAGGCGCGTGCATGGTAGCGCCCGCTGGCATAAACCAGCTGATTGGGGGAAATGGTCAGGCTCTCAAAACCACCCAGTTTGGCGTGGTAATAGATTTCGAGTGTTTTGTGTTCCCGTATGGCAGTGACAACCCTGCTGATAATGGCTCCCTCAAGGTGCGGTTTGAACAGATTGTCAACATCTGTGACGGTTAAGTG
The sequence above is drawn from the Thiothrix nivea DSM 5205 genome and encodes:
- a CDS encoding helix-turn-helix domain-containing protein, with the translated sequence MPTYYSKDLRERVVAAYDKSKHKSHVCGTFSIARSTLDKWLALREETGSLQPRTHPRPGHSHKVKDVEAFRQWVESETPFERIEDLLPRFEAHYGKAISYRGLHKWLQRIGWSHKKKALCGIPWVTELQFAAQEVNHVDEVAGIAEPPPWRPGT
- a CDS encoding transglutaminase family protein, yielding MRRIQITHNTRYEYAEAVTFKLHKLHIRPREGHDIRIESSQLTIAPDYRIFWERDIYNNSLALVEFLGKSQTLDITSRVVVQHYGTPPLEFGMDESALLYPFHYDPLEQVDLIAYQMAVFPRDYPVVQQWLEKIYQPSTLNKTVSLLDTLNKTIAEEFKYTAREEPGVQSPRQTITLGSGSCRDLAVLFIESCRALGLASRFVSGYLLQPGDGPQDQHGATHAWSEVYLPGSGWWGFDSTSGLRVANEHIAVAHHRHPEAIPPVSGSYVGKPEPHPKMHVSVEVKML
- a CDS encoding transglutaminase family protein — encoded protein: MEATEFKHILKAQDEQVCATGVDVWVGMEPTFTQRFAETPEWLNTALGPEKPDYADRLLREVCLRQPGGVVLRTLGRQYGGEDMPRWSFGYYQARQQQFRWDGPPDPLLAPLPEEAAPQVDSEAFWRALNTALLQTGWQSSAFTLEQALPYRVLFRCDGKAAQANVLSKPELTRASVHAQKIPLDGLLDPLAQEGDFLLCLDALPPDAAHPNPSGILIELPALPSVAVFVQLLQAITRAARETAVPSVLMQGFPPPVDASVAWTTITPDPAVIEINQAPEPDAEHFYARCELFYSAARDVGLHPYRLHYNGVVSDSGGGGQFTLGGTEPMGSPFIRYPQLLPRLIRYLNAHPALSYWFAPPSIGSSSQSPRVDENLRESFNELAIALEQLERLENPSAEFIWRSLSPFLVDPSGNPHRSELNIEKLWNPYLPGRGCLGLVEFRAFRMSRSPECAAAIAVLLRSILAMLSTDDKVMALLDHGADLHDKYALPFYMQKDLQAVFADLAQAHLPLHEEIQNLLLQEPVRFLGKAVFHGCYLELHQALEFWPLVGDVASQERGGSRLIDASTTRLQITLGMETHNPIQIEGWEVWVDGYRVPMQVEQDAYGLVKVTGVRYRHFQPMIGLHPGIAARNTVGFVLRHKGLDEALEVTYHEWQPQGLPYPGLPADMEEATQRRNERFICQVVPCDAGIHPKLPPDSAVSAYCLDLRRLSDSLP
- a CDS encoding WYL domain-containing protein, which produces MKHDILKNKLLKRDSYRRFAYIEACLYWGEGITAGQLGKTFGIARQNAQASIEAYRQQHPDSMVYNPSTKRHEIASGFQPHYISQDPLRYLDYLRGNSLTNHFWEDEEWGHLTVTDVDNLFKPHLEGAIISRVVTAIREHKTLEIYYHAKLGGFESLTISPNQLVYASGRYHARAYCHERNRFIDLVLSRILEAEAATEDWVSSEEDAEWNTVEALHFIPNPALPENLKRTLLLDHRLEQGVYTLTKVRVALRGYALREMERVDWKHKIPLWIRVENPTSAANPDNKR